In Aspergillus fumigatus Af293 chromosome 6, whole genome shotgun sequence, the genomic window GCATCGCCAGACAAGTCAATTTCATGATATAGACAAGCTCAGCGAGCTATTGATGCCCAAAGTGACAGGGAGGGAATACTCGTTGACTCTTAGCATAAGCACTAAGAGTGAGTTTTTGCGCCATAAGGTTCGCCGTTGACAAAGACCTGAGGGGCCTTGTTTGTATTGCGAGTGGTGAGAAGAGGTTGCTCCGCTCCAGTGGCAAGGGTGGCACGGCTCTCTGCCTCATGTTCAAGTTCCTCTTCGGTCTCGTCGTCGCTTCTTTCGTCCTTCTTCACGCTGTTGAAGATGTAGTTCTTGAGAATGCGGAGGATCAAGAAGAGCCAGAAGAGATTGACTGCTTGCAGACTGGCCAGCAGGACAAAGGTGATGATCTGACTGATCCAGCATTTGTATTGCTGGGTCTCCCAGTTGAGCTCGTAGGGGCCAACGGTGCGGAATTCGGTCAGCACGGCCCAGAGGATCTTCAGGTTGAGGAAATGGCGGAGGTAGATCCACATAAGGACGAAGGTGCCAAAGTATGGTACAGTGATGATGGAGTCCAGGTAGTTGAGGATTTTTGAGGTCTACAAGAAGCATCAGTTAGCTCTCGTTCAAGTAAGAAGAATCCTTGCAGGCATACCGCTAGGAAGAAATCTGAGATGTCGTGGGTGATATAGACCGCAATGCCCATATAGGTGAAGTGGAACCGGTAACTCAACCCGATCAGCGCCAAagtgatgatgtgatgacCGACAAGTTCCTTGAAATCCTTTCGGGGCTTTTCGAGTTGTAACAGCAATACAATCGCTTGCTGAGCCCAGTAACTAGCCTGGAGCAGGTAATAGGCCTTGAAGATGGCGACGTGCTCCCGGTGAGGGAAACCCTCAAACATGGCCGTGGTGTTGAAGTACCAGATATCCGTCTGTTTCATCACATACAGACCGAAAGGTCCAAAGATCGCAAAGTACATGGCTGTGTAGACCTGCTCCATGAATCTAGCAGTCTTGCCTCTGCCCCGAATGCCACAGTATCCAGCCCATGGGCGAATCACGCATTGCATCAGAAACTCTCGTGTGAAAGACAGGACAATGGTGTAGAAGCCGACAAAAGCAAAGTCCAAGGGACCTTTGCCGTACATAACCGGACCGCCGGGAGTCTTGGGAGGTTGCGGGTAAGACAAGAAGATAGCGCTGTGGAAAGGATTGGCCGGCGTAGGATTAACGGCGTATGCGAGGAGGATTACGCTCATCAGCAGGAGAGGCAGAACCCAGGTGTGTTTTAAACATAAGTCCTTGAACCGACGGAGGGGCGATCGGTTCTTACGCCGCCTGGTCTGCGATTTGAGAGCCTTTTCAGGGGTTACCTGGTTCTGCAAGGCCTGACAGCAGTGAGCATGGGACCGAGAAGACGGAAGATATTGAGGTCACCGATAAGGATATACCTTGTCCCATTTTGGagcatcttcctcaacaGGGCTGACCTCGTTCATGGTCGACATGGCAGGAGCGGTGGTATCGCCTGGAATATCGCCCAGATGGCTGGATTTGCGCGAGCGACCCATGATGGGCTTGCCGAGATTGGACTGTTTCAATAATGTATCGATTGGCCAGATGAACAGATAACCAGTTCTCGGGTTTTGCTGCGCTGCTCGGGCTGAATTCTGAAGGACAAAAGCAACAGATAGCGGAGCAGAATAGGTGACCCTGGAGCCACCAATTGGGACAATGAAGTCTAAAATAAGGAGAGTCAGGAAGAAAAACTGCTGTGATGTTGAACCTGAGATTACATTGATGTCAAAAAGGGTTTTTTCCCATTTTCATTTTTCTCCGCCGACTCCACCGCACCAGCCactaggtactccgtaccccgTCCAATTTCAACCACCACCAATCGTACGCCCTTCTTGTACGGTACCTTTGCCCTTCCGATTTGACTTCCATTCAATTGCCCTCGCTCTTTACTATTGGACTCGAGTCTGGAAAAAGCTCGATTGTTTGCTTTCGACCCCGCGAGTAGACGATCAATCAGATACGGAGTTCTCCGCGCGTTTCAGTAACATTGTTATGTTTTATGGACAAGCCCAAAAACATACATGCATATAAGCCATAACCTGAGCTCCTCCTAGCTGACATCAATGATGAACAGAACGAAATCTGAACTTCAACCAAAACTGTGGCGTCGCCTatgactttttttttatttttatttttttatttttattttttattttttttaatttttttttttatttcgGCAAAGTGCAATTCTCTGGGTCACCGAAGACAACAATGCTCTGTGGCCGAGATATTGCAGAACGGCGATGGAGAGAGAGGCATCACATTACTCGGAGTGCAGGTAAGTCCTGCTTGAGGGGCATTTCCGAAGTAATAGGGAGACCCTGAATCGACTCTTGTTCCCAAACATCAAAATCCCAATATAGTGAGTGTTCGATAGTAATTCATTCGTGACCTGCTGCGAGATGTAGTTGCATGCATGCTAGATTGGTAAGGGGGTTGATTACACGTAGGAGAATGCACTAAAATATCCGCACACAACATTTTGCGATAATCAATGCCTTGCCTTGCACCTCTCGATTTCTGAGAGATCTGTATCCTCACATCGTAGATTGCTGGCCCAAATGGGAGGTTGGCGGTgagggaatggaaggaaCCACGTCACGTGCGGTCGCGACGCGCTCCTGGATTGTTATTTGGTCCGCCTGTAACCCTCCTCTTGAGGTTCTTCTCCCTACACCCATTGCAGCTGCTCCCTCGGTCAGTCACAAACGACTTCCGCGGACAATTCATATCTTGCCTCGATTTTTCTAGCGACTTAGCCAATAGTGAACATGATCCTCACGAGCTCTCGTTTGGACCTGATTTGCTCGAAGACGTGTCGACGTGTGTCTCATAAGCATCTTAGTTTGCTAGGCCGTGCCTCAATTGCCTGCGAGGGCATTTTTTGTACAGACCTTACTCTCCATACAGTTCTCCAATTTCCATCACTGCATCTTGATGCGTCTTTAGGAGACCTATAATCATACGTTGCTTGCCCTAGCCTATGATTATACCTTCTAAAGAACGTGGTGGTTTATTGGGAATCTAACCCTAACCTAGTCGGTTCAATGTGAGCAACAGCACAAGTTTCACGGCCTCGCATGGCGGATTTATTGATTAGTTTATTGATCTTTGGACGGATCGATAAACGAAAGTAATCCGATGTCCAGAGCCTGTAATGGGCAACAAAAGACGGTTTACTATGCGTTCTAAGTTCCGGAATGGGACACGCGTCGGTTTACCAATGCTGGGCGTTACATGCTGACCAAGATGGATGGTTTGTCGATGCCTTAGTACTGGAGATTCTAGGGAGAGAGTAGGTGGAGCATGTCGGGCCTCTCATTCCAGAGTACGGCCTTTGGGAGCTGTTATGAACGGCAACGCATGGGATGTCTGGAGACCACCCTCAGATTGCGGCGGAATTCATTACTATTACtcggtgatcatcatgaACGCAACAATTAGTCCTCGGACGCGCCTACAAACACTCATGAAGTCAGTACGTCGGAGGCAATCCACTCGTCGGAATCATTGTGATGTCTTGCTAGTGCCCAGGGGCTACCTTAAGAATCACATTGTAGCGAGGTTCTTCCGCACTACTGGATGGACTGAGTTGATCAGTATTGCTCTTTGAGTGATGCTGTCAGAATCCTTGGCTTGTTGTCTAGTTCCGGCGTATGATCCACCGTCAATGAGTAATGGTCTCGCCTCTGCAATGGTCTCCTATCTATTCCTTCCGCTGTCTGTTCTGCTATCCCGTGCATGCTCCCAACTCGGGAAGCCTG contains:
- the lag1 gene encoding TLC domain-containing protein — protein: MGRSRKSSHLGDIPGDTTAPAMSTMNEVSPVEEDAPKWDKALQNQVTPEKALKSQTRRRKNRSPLRRFKDLCLKHTWVLPLLLMSVILLAYAVNPTPANPFHSAIFLSYPQPPKTPGGPVMYGKGPLDFAFVGFYTIVLSFTREFLMQCVIRPWAGYCGIRGRGKTARFMEQVYTAMYFAIFGPFGLYVMKQTDIWYFNTTAMFEGFPHREHVAIFKAYYLLQASYWAQQAIVLLLQLEKPRKDFKELVGHHIITLALIGLSYRFHFTYMGIAVYITHDISDFFLATSKILNYLDSIITVPYFGTFVLMWIYLRHFLNLKILWAVLTEFRTVGPYELNWETQQYKCWISQIITFVLLASLQAVNLFWLFLILRILKNYIFNSVKKDERSDDETEEELEHEAESRATLATGAEQPLLTTRNTNKAPQVFVNGEPYGAKTHS